In Symphalangus syndactylus isolate Jambi chromosome 6, NHGRI_mSymSyn1-v2.1_pri, whole genome shotgun sequence, a genomic segment contains:
- the LOC129483913 gene encoding LOW QUALITY PROTEIN: olfactory receptor 51A7-like (The sequence of the model RefSeq protein was modified relative to this genomic sequence to represent the inferred CDS: inserted 2 bases in 1 codon; deleted 1 base in 1 codon), with protein sequence MHLPNYSEIEITTFFLIGIPGLEHAHVWISVPICLMYLVAILGNCTILFVIRTEPSLHAPVYYFLSMLTVSDLGLSLSSLPTRLRIFVFSATGISPNACFAQEFFIHGFTDMESSVLLVMSFDHFLVICHPLRYSSILTSARVAKMGLLFLIKSMXLVLPFPFTLKRLTYCRKSLLSHSYCLHQDVRKLACSDNTVNFCYGFFLALCMMSESVFIAVSYVFILKTVMGTGSHREQLKALNTCVSHICAVLVFYAPIIALASMHRFGKHKSPMAMILIANVFLLVPPLMNPIVHCVKTRQIREKVLGKLGLQQRCQ encoded by the exons ATGCACCTTCCCAATTATTCTGAAATTGAGATTACCACCTTCTTTCTGATTGGAATACCAGGGCTGGAGCATGCTCATGTATGGATCTCTGTCCCCATCTGCCTCATGTACTTGGTAGCCATCCTAGGCAATTGCACAATCCTCTTTGTTATCAGGACTGAGCCCTCACTCCATGCACCCGTGTACTATTTCCTTTCCATGTTGACTGTCTCTGACCTGGGCCTGTCCCTCTCCTCCCTACCTACTAGGCTGAGGATCTTTGTATTCAGTGCCACAGGAATCTCCCCAAATGCTTGCTTTGCTCAAGAATTCTTTATTCATGGATTCACAGATATGGAGTCCTCAGTGCTTCTCGTCATGTCTTTTGACCACTTTTTGGTCATATGCCACCCTCTGAGGTACAGCTCTATCCTCACCAGTGCCAGAGTTGCCAAAATGGGGCTGTTGTTTCTCATTAAAAGCAT CTTAGTACTCCCATTTCCTTTCACTCTTAAAAGGTTGACATATTGTAGGAAAAGCCTACTCTCTCATTCCTATTGTCTCCATCAGGATGTCAGGAAGCTGGCCTGCTCTGACAACACTGTCAACTTCTGCTATGGTTTCTTTCTTGCCCTTTGTATGATGTCAGAAAGTGTGTTCATTGCTGTGTCTTATGTGTTCATCCTGAAGACGGTCATGGGAACTGGATCCCACAGGGAGCAGCTCAAGGCTCTCAACACCTGTGTCTCCCATATCTGTGCTGTGCTTGTCTTCTATGCGCCCATTATTGCTTTGGCATCCATGCACCGCTTTGGCAAGCACAAGTCCCCAATGGCCATGATCCTCATTGCCAATGTTTTCTTG CTAGTGCCACCTCTTATGAATCCCATTGTACATTGTGTGAAGACACGGCAAATTCGTGAAAAAGTTTTAGGAAAACTGGGTCTACAACAACGGTGTCAGTAA